A DNA window from Altererythrobacter sp. B11 contains the following coding sequences:
- a CDS encoding type 1 glutamine amidotransferase domain-containing protein: MTQRVMILATDGFEQVELTGPKKRLEDAGFETVVVSPKEGEIKGWDQTDWGDSVKVDRKLSDVSAGEFDALVLPGGQINPDKLRLEDKAVTIVREFCSSGKPVAAICHGPWLLVEADAVRGKTVTSWPSIRTDLRNAGGNVVDQEVATDGNLITSRKPDDVPAFSDALIAALKQAKVGEPA, from the coding sequence ATGACGCAACGCGTGATGATCCTCGCCACCGACGGTTTCGAACAGGTCGAGCTGACCGGTCCCAAGAAACGCCTCGAAGATGCCGGCTTCGAAACTGTCGTCGTCAGCCCCAAGGAAGGCGAGATCAAGGGCTGGGACCAGACCGACTGGGGCGACAGCGTGAAGGTTGACCGTAAGCTGAGCGACGTTTCGGCTGGCGAGTTCGACGCGCTGGTGCTTCCCGGCGGCCAGATCAACCCGGACAAGCTGCGGCTGGAGGACAAGGCCGTGACGATCGTCCGCGAATTCTGCAGCTCAGGAAAACCGGTGGCCGCAATCTGCCACGGCCCGTGGCTGCTGGTGGAAGCCGATGCCGTGCGCGGCAAGACGGTGACCAGCTGGCCATCCATCCGCACCGATCTGCGCAATGCGGGCGGCAATGTGGTGGATCAGGAGGTCGCGACCGACGGCAATCTCATCACCAGCCGCAAGCCCGATGACGTGCCGGCCTTCAGCG